The Mycolicibacterium cosmeticum sequence ATCTTCTGCAGAAAGGCGTTCTTGCCGCGCTCGAGGGCGAAGGTGGACACGGCGTCGACCTTGCGCACCTCCAACGGGATGTGCTTGTTGAAGCCGTCGCACGCCATCCGCACGACGTCGAGCACGTGCTTGAAGATGGACGGGGCGACCCTGGCCCGGTACCAGGGGTCGCCCACCAGGCCGTTGTAGATGATCAGGGCGGAACTGCGGTGTTCGACCTCCTCGACGAAATGCCACAGGAACAGCGAGGCCACCCGGTCGTCACCCGGGGCGAACAGCGTCGCGTCGTTGTCCAACATCAGCTTGAACACCGGGGTGAAGGTGGCTTCCAGGTCGGCGGTGTAGGCCAGCCGGTATTTCAGTGGTGTGTTCTCGACCAGATCGTCGAACGCGGCCATCACCTGGTCCAGCGTCTCCTTGAGCGCCGGGTAGGCCTTGATCAGTCCCCGCGCGTGCTGGCGATGGGCCATCGAATGCTGGCCCTCCTGCCGGGTGAACGCATCGGCCTCCTCGGCGATCACCGGATCGGTGAGCAGCGGCTTGGCCTCGGCCATGGTGCTGACGATCATCTTCTCGAACGCGATGGCCAGGAAGGACACCGCATTCGCCATCGCGGAGAACGCCGGATTGGTCTCGTTCCACAGGAACGGGACGTCGTAGTCGGCGAACGCGAACCGCATCTTGCGCACCACCAGGTCCGTCATCGGAGCACCTCGCTGTAAT is a genomic window containing:
- a CDS encoding metal-dependent hydrolase, yielding MTDLVVRKMRFAFADYDVPFLWNETNPAFSAMANAVSFLAIAFEKMIVSTMAEAKPLLTDPVIAEEADAFTRQEGQHSMAHRQHARGLIKAYPALKETLDQVMAAFDDLVENTPLKYRLAYTADLEATFTPVFKLMLDNDATLFAPGDDRVASLFLWHFVEEVEHRSSALIIYNGLVGDPWYRARVAPSIFKHVLDVVRMACDGFNKHIPLEVRKVDAVSTFALERGKNAFLQKIGRRPDYGPFQSPFPNLSKRELLTAFVGIVRSQIPGHDPAHEKLPALAGEWFRRYDEGYDVTKWYTAGDTAKAAADV